The Phaenicophaeus curvirostris isolate KB17595 unplaced genomic scaffold, BPBGC_Pcur_1.0 scaffold_115, whole genome shotgun sequence genome includes a window with the following:
- the OPN1SW gene encoding short-wave-sensitive opsin 1, with protein MSGDEEFYLFKNGSSVGPWDGPQYHIAPPWAFYLQTAFMGFVFLVGTPLNAIVLVVTVKYKKLRQPLNYILVNISFSGFISCIFSVFTVFVSSSQGYFIFGKNMCALEGFVGATGGLVTGWSLAFLAFERYIVICKPFGNFRFSSKHALMVVAATWVIGVGVAVPPFFGWSRYVPEGLQCSCGPDWYTVGTKYKSEYYTWFLFIFCFIVPLSLIIFSYSQLLSALRAVAAQQQESATTQKAEREVSRMVVVMVGSFCLCYVPYAALAMYMVNNRDHGIDLRLVTIPAFFSKSACVYNPIIYCFMNKQFRACIMETVCGKPMTDDSDISSSAQRTEVSSVSSSQVSPS; from the exons ATGTCGGGTGACGAGGAGTTCTACCTCTTCAAGAACGGGTCCTCGGTGGGGCCCTGGGATGGCCCCCAGTACCACATTGCCCCGCCGTGGGCCTTCTACCTGCAGACCGCCTTCATGGGCTTCGTCTTCCTGGTGGGGACGCCCCTCAACGCCATCGTCCTGGTGGTCACGGTCAAGTACAAGAAGCTGCGGCAGCCGCTCAACTACATCCTAGTAAACATCTCCTTCAGCGGCTTCATCTCCTGCATCTTCAGCGTCTTCACCGTCTTCGTCTCCAGCTCCCAGGGCTACTTCATCTTCGGCAAGAACATGTGTGCCTTGGAGGGCTTCGTGGGGGCCACCGGAG GGCTGGTGACAGGGTGGTCCTTGGCCTTCCTGGCGTTCGAGCGCTACATCGTCATCTGCAAACCCTTCGGCAACTTCCGCTTCAGCTCCAAGCACGCCCTCATGGTGGTGGCTGCCACCTGGGTCATCGGCGTCGGCGTCGCCGTGCCCCCCTTCTTCGGCTGGAGCAG GTACGTGCCCGAGGGGCTGCAGTGCTCCTGTGGCCCCGACTGGTACACGGTGGGCACCAAGTACAAGAGTGAGTACTACACCTGGTTCCTCTTCATCTTCTGCTTCATCGTCCCCCTCTCCCTCATCATCTTCTCCTACTCCCAGCTCCTCAGCGCCCTGCGTGCC GTGGCAGCGCAGCAGCAGGAGTCGGCCACGACACAGAAGGCGGAACGGGAGGTGTCTCgcatggtggtggtgatggtgggCTCCTTCTGCCTCTGCTACGTGCCCTACGCCGCCCTGGCCATGTACATGGTGAACAACCGGGACCACGGCATCGACCTGCGCCTGGTCACCATCCCTGCCTTCTTCTCCAAGAGCGCCTGCGTCTACAATCCCATCATCTACTGCTTCATGAACAAACAG TTCCGCGCCTGCATCATGGAGACGGTGTGTGGGAAGCCCATGACGGATGACTCGGACATCTCCAGCTCGGCTCAGAGGACAGAGGTCTCCTCCGTCTCCTCCAGCCAGGTCAGCCCCAGCTGA